From the genome of Hymenobacter cellulosilyticus, one region includes:
- a CDS encoding TolC family protein has translation MLSRPTFAAPLLALGLASVAGTAHAQGPIIADSLALDGTIRAVLDANPAITTLEEEVNAATSRVTQSRGGFLPQVTGTATYTRIDPVVKLQIAPDAPAFQFQPNNNYDAHITLQYGLLDFGKKDATYNLAESRRITAVDNINVTKRDLAYSAAQVYYNILFVRESIKVQDAQIASLRQHQREMEKRVEGGVSTKFDVTTTQVRITQAQNTRIDLENQLQNQQVQLARLLHKPEYTNVPVRGAFTYNPQAVDVNAALNQAVENRPEVKLARDAEQSANLNLKLIERSNMPVLGIGGQVGAKNGYQPELNKIRPNTVGVVQLNVPIYDGNRNKNQRVEALANIRGAQSRIQDTQEQIRADVRQAANNLQSSTARYENAQVQIAQATDALTRAKARYRYDVGTNLDVLDAETSLAQARLARLQAIYNYTLGQYQLKRATGEQIW, from the coding sequence ATGCTTTCCCGACCAACATTTGCTGCTCCGCTTTTAGCCCTTGGGCTAGCCTCGGTAGCCGGCACGGCCCACGCACAAGGGCCGATTATCGCTGATTCTCTGGCCTTAGATGGTACTATCCGGGCGGTGCTGGATGCCAACCCCGCTATTACGACCCTCGAAGAAGAAGTAAACGCGGCTACCAGCCGGGTAACCCAGAGCCGGGGCGGTTTTCTGCCCCAAGTAACGGGCACGGCCACCTATACCCGCATCGACCCGGTGGTGAAGCTGCAGATAGCGCCCGACGCGCCCGCCTTCCAGTTTCAGCCCAACAACAACTACGACGCCCACATCACCCTGCAATACGGGCTGCTGGACTTCGGCAAGAAGGACGCCACTTACAACCTGGCCGAAAGCCGCCGCATTACGGCCGTTGACAACATCAACGTGACTAAGCGCGACCTGGCTTACTCGGCGGCGCAGGTGTACTACAACATCCTGTTCGTGCGCGAGAGCATCAAGGTGCAGGACGCCCAGATTGCCTCCCTGCGCCAGCACCAGCGCGAAATGGAAAAGCGAGTGGAAGGCGGCGTCAGCACCAAGTTTGACGTGACGACCACGCAGGTGCGCATCACCCAGGCCCAAAACACCCGCATCGACCTGGAAAATCAGCTCCAGAACCAGCAGGTGCAGCTGGCCCGCCTGCTCCACAAGCCCGAGTATACGAACGTGCCCGTGCGCGGCGCTTTCACCTACAACCCCCAGGCGGTGGACGTGAATGCGGCCTTGAACCAAGCCGTAGAAAACCGCCCCGAGGTAAAGCTGGCCCGCGACGCCGAGCAAAGCGCCAACCTCAACCTGAAGCTTATTGAGCGCAGCAACATGCCGGTGCTGGGCATCGGTGGCCAGGTAGGCGCCAAGAACGGCTACCAGCCCGAGCTTAATAAAATCCGGCCCAACACCGTGGGCGTGGTGCAGCTGAACGTGCCCATCTACGACGGTAACCGCAACAAAAACCAGCGCGTGGAAGCTCTGGCAAACATCCGCGGAGCGCAGTCGCGCATTCAGGACACCCAGGAGCAGATCCGGGCCGACGTGCGGCAGGCCGCCAACAACCTGCAGTCGAGCACGGCGCGCTACGAAAACGCCCAGGTGCAGATTGCCCAGGCTACCGACGCCCTGACCCGTGCCAAGGCCCGCTACCGCTACGACGTAGGCACCAATCTCGACGTGCTGGATGCTGAGACCTCCCTGGCTCAGGCCCGCCTGGCCCGCCTGCAGGCTATTTATAACTACACCCTGGGTCAGTACCAGCTCAAGCGCGCCACCGGCGAGCAGATTTGGTAA
- a CDS encoding universal stress protein, whose translation MTLSLIFCPIDFSVATASLVAYAATLAAGAKAELRLLHVLQPQPALATDSSDLALASQMAHHRAAAEQLGAHVTTSLLRGEAAPEIVAAARRHAADLIVIGAHGQTGLTRFLMGSTAEAVVRTAPCATLLVNAQSTGEFRKSA comes from the coding sequence ATGACTCTCTCGCTCATTTTTTGCCCGATTGACTTCTCGGTGGCTACGGCGTCATTGGTGGCGTATGCGGCCACCTTGGCGGCGGGAGCGAAGGCCGAGCTGCGGCTCCTGCACGTGCTGCAGCCACAGCCGGCCCTGGCTACCGACAGCTCGGACCTGGCCCTGGCTTCCCAGATGGCCCACCACCGGGCCGCGGCCGAGCAGCTGGGTGCCCACGTGACTACCAGCCTGTTGCGCGGAGAAGCCGCCCCTGAAATCGTGGCGGCGGCCCGTCGCCACGCCGCTGATTTAATCGTAATAGGAGCACACGGCCAAACCGGGCTGACCCGCTTTCTGATGGGCAGCACCGCCGAGGCCGTGGTACGCACGGCTCCGTGCGCTACACTGCTCGTCAACGCGCAGAGCACCGGTGAATTCCGGAAGTCTGCCTAA
- a CDS encoding HlyD family secretion protein: MATPVQQDQATAPHQTSAPVYEPEEQEGRSKRPFIFIILALVLLVGGYFGYQRYQFGQAHEETDDAQVEGDVYPILPRVAGPVLEVKVEDNQPVKKGDVLAILDAADYQQRVNAAEAALAAAQANVTAARAGVGTASANVSTAQATIGVSDANRSRLEKDLKRSAFLRKEDIIPQSEYDAVQANLKSTSAQRATAQQQVQVARQQVAAAQQQVAVAQAVVKQRQADLDNAKLQLSYTTITAPANGVVSKKNVQPGQIVSPGQQLMGLVASEKTWVIANFKETQLENMKVNQPVTVEVDAYPNEEFVGHIESLSAATGARFALLPPDNASGNFVKVTQRVPVKIVLDKADPEHPLRAGMSVTATVKVK, translated from the coding sequence ATGGCAACTCCCGTTCAACAAGATCAGGCCACGGCACCTCACCAGACTTCAGCTCCAGTGTATGAGCCGGAAGAGCAGGAAGGCCGCTCGAAGCGCCCTTTCATCTTTATTATTCTAGCGCTGGTATTGCTCGTTGGCGGATATTTTGGCTATCAGCGCTACCAGTTCGGCCAGGCCCACGAGGAAACCGACGACGCCCAGGTGGAAGGCGACGTATACCCAATTCTGCCCCGCGTAGCTGGCCCCGTGCTGGAAGTAAAGGTGGAAGACAACCAGCCCGTGAAAAAGGGTGACGTCCTGGCCATTCTCGACGCGGCTGACTACCAGCAGCGCGTAAATGCCGCGGAGGCCGCCCTGGCCGCTGCTCAGGCCAACGTAACGGCTGCCCGTGCCGGCGTCGGCACGGCCTCGGCCAACGTAAGCACCGCCCAGGCTACCATCGGGGTGAGTGACGCCAACCGCTCCCGCCTCGAAAAAGACTTGAAGCGCAGCGCCTTCCTGCGTAAGGAAGACATCATTCCGCAGAGCGAATACGACGCGGTGCAGGCCAACCTGAAGTCGACCAGCGCCCAGCGCGCCACGGCGCAGCAGCAGGTGCAGGTAGCCCGCCAGCAGGTGGCCGCCGCCCAGCAGCAGGTAGCCGTAGCCCAGGCCGTGGTGAAGCAGCGTCAGGCCGACCTCGACAACGCCAAGCTGCAGCTGAGCTACACCACCATCACGGCCCCGGCCAACGGAGTAGTAAGCAAGAAGAACGTGCAGCCCGGCCAGATTGTAAGCCCTGGCCAGCAACTCATGGGCCTGGTAGCTTCCGAGAAAACCTGGGTTATTGCCAATTTCAAGGAAACCCAGCTGGAAAACATGAAGGTAAACCAGCCCGTGACGGTTGAAGTGGATGCATACCCCAACGAGGAGTTTGTGGGCCACATCGAGTCGCTGTCGGCTGCTACCGGCGCCCGTTTTGCCCTGCTGCCCCCCGACAACGCCTCCGGTAACTTCGTGAAAGTAACCCAGCGCGTACCCGTGAAAATCGTGCTCGACAAAGCTGACCCCGAGCACCCGCTGCGCGCCGGTATGAGCGTGACGGCCACGGTAAAGGTAAAATAA
- a CDS encoding MFS transporter — METGFTKWIIVITVVLCCLLELIDTSIVNVALTQMMGNLSATQQEVTWVIASYGIANVIVIPMTGFLAEQFGRRNYYFVSVVIFTLASIACGQSTNIWELVAFRFIQGIGGGALMATSQAILIDTFPPKQLPLGQALFGMGVIIGPTIGPTLGGYIVDNYDWPWIFYVNVPVGVMASIFTILFIRDPSGSRMPFRGRCGKLTGPAFFC, encoded by the coding sequence TTGGAAACCGGATTTACCAAGTGGATCATCGTTATTACGGTGGTACTCTGCTGTTTGCTGGAGCTTATCGACACGAGTATCGTGAACGTGGCTTTGACCCAAATGATGGGCAACCTCTCAGCTACCCAGCAGGAAGTAACCTGGGTAATTGCCTCCTATGGCATTGCCAACGTTATTGTGATTCCCATGACGGGCTTTTTGGCTGAGCAATTCGGCCGCCGCAACTACTACTTTGTGTCGGTGGTAATCTTCACGCTGGCTTCCATTGCCTGCGGCCAGAGCACCAACATCTGGGAGCTGGTGGCTTTCCGCTTCATTCAGGGCATCGGGGGCGGCGCGTTGATGGCTACTTCGCAGGCCATCTTGATTGATACCTTTCCGCCCAAGCAGCTTCCGCTGGGTCAGGCCTTGTTTGGCATGGGTGTTATCATTGGCCCTACCATCGGCCCAACGCTGGGCGGCTACATCGTGGATAACTACGACTGGCCCTGGATTTTCTACGTCAACGTGCCCGTAGGCGTAATGGCCTCCATCTTTACCATCCTGTTTATCCGGGACCCGAGCGGATCAAGAATGCCATTCCGCGGCCGTTGCGGGAAATTGACTGGGCCGGCATTTTTCTGCTGA
- a CDS encoding MFS transporter — protein sequence MREIDWAGIFLLILGVGSLQLVLEQGETEDWFESAYINSFTALAIIGMVGFVWRELTAAQPIVDLRVLGKSRNLAVGAVLSFVLGFGMFASVFIFPIFTQRILGFSAAQTGYILLPGALASGMMMPIIGKMLQAGVPQKYMIPVGFSIFFVFTFWMAKIISPTAGEEDFFWPLMVRGLGMGLIFLPITTMSLAGLKGKDAGQAAGLTGMIRQLGGSFGVAIVGTYLERSIAQNRISPLAHISLYDTNTVQRIQAFTANFMSRGFSFEQAQKQAYAALEGILMKQVSIITYSQVFSMIGLFFVVCLPLVLFIKRAKGGEAIDLNAAH from the coding sequence TTGCGGGAAATTGACTGGGCCGGCATTTTTCTGCTGATTCTGGGCGTGGGCTCCTTGCAGCTGGTACTGGAGCAGGGCGAAACCGAAGACTGGTTTGAAAGCGCCTATATCAACAGCTTTACGGCCTTGGCTATCATTGGAATGGTGGGTTTTGTGTGGCGGGAACTCACGGCCGCGCAGCCCATCGTGGATCTGCGGGTGCTGGGCAAGAGCCGCAACCTGGCCGTCGGCGCGGTGCTCTCGTTCGTGCTGGGCTTCGGCATGTTTGCCTCGGTGTTCATCTTCCCGATTTTCACCCAGCGCATTTTGGGCTTTAGCGCGGCCCAAACGGGCTATATCCTGCTGCCTGGTGCCTTGGCTTCGGGCATGATGATGCCCATCATCGGCAAGATGCTGCAGGCCGGCGTGCCCCAGAAATACATGATTCCGGTGGGCTTCTCTATCTTCTTCGTCTTCACCTTCTGGATGGCCAAAATCATTTCGCCCACCGCCGGTGAGGAAGACTTCTTCTGGCCTTTGATGGTGCGCGGCCTGGGTATGGGCCTGATCTTCCTGCCCATCACGACCATGAGTCTGGCTGGTCTGAAGGGCAAGGACGCAGGCCAGGCGGCCGGTCTCACCGGTATGATTCGCCAGCTCGGCGGCTCGTTCGGAGTAGCCATCGTGGGTACCTACCTAGAGCGTAGCATTGCCCAGAACCGCATCAGCCCGCTGGCTCATATCTCGCTCTACGACACCAACACGGTGCAGCGCATTCAGGCATTCACGGCCAACTTTATGTCGCGCGGCTTCTCCTTTGAGCAAGCCCAGAAGCAGGCTTATGCAGCCCTGGAAGGCATTCTGATGAAGCAGGTTTCCATTATTACCTACTCTCAGGTGTTCTCCATGATTGGCCTGTTTTTCGTGGTCTGCCTGCCGCTGGTGCTGTTTATCAAGCGTGCCAAGGGCGGTGAAGCCATTGACCTAAATGCCGCTCACTAG
- a CDS encoding alpha/beta hydrolase family protein: MYRLTYTTLDNSGKSITASGALLVPVSTQAMPLLSYQHGTIRPDDEGRAPSYYTTSSEVYSAVSVLASTGYIVSAPDYIGYGASKNLPHPYEHAASLASASLDMLRAAREFAAKEKVALNSKNFLLGYSEGGYATLALHKLIEEKAATEFTVTASAPGAGAYHKTAFADYILKSNEPLNFLSTYVWVLDTYNRTYGLNRPINYYVNEPWATQLQTNLYGEVPSRARSCLRPSSARAFWKKLTSRC; this comes from the coding sequence GTGTACCGGCTAACCTATACGACCCTCGACAACAGCGGCAAAAGCATCACGGCCTCCGGGGCCCTGCTGGTGCCGGTGAGCACCCAGGCCATGCCGCTGCTGAGCTACCAGCACGGCACCATCCGACCCGACGACGAAGGCCGTGCCCCTTCTTACTACACCACGAGCAGTGAGGTATACTCGGCCGTGTCAGTGCTGGCTTCCACGGGCTACATCGTGTCGGCTCCTGACTACATTGGCTACGGCGCTTCCAAAAACTTGCCGCACCCGTACGAGCACGCCGCTTCCCTGGCCTCGGCTTCCCTGGATATGCTGCGGGCCGCCCGCGAGTTTGCGGCCAAGGAAAAGGTGGCGCTCAACAGCAAAAACTTCCTGTTGGGTTACTCTGAAGGCGGTTACGCCACCCTGGCCCTGCACAAGCTGATTGAGGAAAAAGCCGCCACCGAGTTTACCGTCACGGCCAGTGCGCCCGGCGCGGGTGCCTACCACAAAACTGCCTTTGCCGACTACATCCTGAAGTCGAACGAGCCGCTGAACTTCCTGAGCACCTACGTGTGGGTGCTGGATACTTACAACCGCACCTATGGCCTGAACCGGCCCATCAACTACTACGTGAACGAGCCCTGGGCCACCCAGCTCCAAACCAACCTCTACGGCGAAGTGCCCAGCCGCGCCAGGAGCTGTTTACGGCCAAGTTCCGCCAGGGCATTCTGGAAAAAACTGACCAGCCGATGCTAG
- a CDS encoding alpha/beta hydrolase family protein: MLAAFRDNDIYDWQPKAPLALFHGTADDYVPFFNSQDAYNAMKARGATQVTLRPIAGGNHFSSAPNYTLQAFAFISQYY, from the coding sequence ATGCTAGCCGCCTTCCGCGACAACGACATCTACGACTGGCAGCCAAAGGCTCCGCTGGCTTTGTTTCACGGCACCGCCGACGACTACGTGCCGTTCTTCAACTCCCAGGATGCCTACAACGCTATGAAAGCCCGTGGCGCCACCCAGGTTACGCTGCGGCCCATTGCAGGGGGCAACCACTTCTCCTCGGCGCCCAACTATACGCTGCAGGCCTTTGCCTTCATTTCGCAGTATTACTAA